GGAAGCACTTCCCACAAACACTACATTCATgcggcttttctccagtgtgaactcttttgTGGATAAGGAGGGAAGAATTTTCCTTAAAACATTTACCACATTCACTACACTTATATGGTTTTTGTCCAGTGTGAACTTTGTTGTGTTTAGTGAGTGAATACCCGTGAcggaaggacttcccacattcactgcactcataaggtttttctccagtgtgaattctgtTGTGTTTAAACAGGTTAGAGTAGTGACTGAAGGACATCCCACAATCACTACATTCaaatggcttttctccagtgtgaactctctggtgggTCAAGAGGACATAGCTGCGGCTAAAtgattttccacattcattacatttgtaaggcttttctccagtgtgaactctcttatggaCAGAGAGTTCATAACTGCACCTAAATgtttttccacattcactacatttgtAAGGTTTTTCtgcagtgtgaactctgtggtgtttagTGAGGTGAAACCTtcgactgaaggacttcccacattcactgcattcatgcggtttttctccagtgtgaactctctggtgatTTTTGATGGATGTCCTGTCATTGAAAAGCTTGCCACAGTCACTGCACTCATACGGTTTTTCTCccgtgtgaactctgtggtgtctTGTGAGGGAAGACCTGTGACTGAACAGCTTCCCACACGCAGTGCACTCATAGgacttttctccagtgtgaattctcctATGTCTATTGAGGTTAAAGATACATGTAAAAAGTTTCCCACATGCATTACACTCATATTTCTCTTCCCCAGAGCAGACGTCCTGATGTTGAACAAGGTTGTGGTTGTGGCTGGCTGCTTTTTCACAATCATCCCATTGgtgattcctttttcttttgagaaattcTTCTGAAATCTCACTGCCACTGTGTGGCTCCTCAGTGTCGAGAGGGGtctggtgctggagaagctctgagatGGCTGGGGAGtcttccccaccctccctacTGGATGAAGGCAGCCCTGATAAGTAGAAGCTGCACCTGGTCACAGATGAGGCCCGTTTCACAGCTTCTTTCCAGGGCTTCtctccacctgcttccctctgtcgCAGGTGAGGGTTCgcactgaaacagaagtctctcacacGTGTGTCACTGAAGAAGGCTTTCTGCTCAAAGTGTGCCGCttgtgactcagtcaggtgcagaATGTCTtttaacacagagaaacaccTTCCACACCGATGGCTCTTCTGGGTTCCTGGAGCTGACTTAGAAACACTAACCTGTGACTCCACTTGTACAGATACACTCTGCTCAGAACAGGCCTCCGCATCATCCGttttatgccaacaacctgaaaacagaaaaatggtgaTGAAATGAATGTCCACTGTGGTGCCAGGGAGAAGTCTCATTGCAAAAGTGTGTCGCACATTAACATGTTGGTTACATGCAATTGTCTGACAGCAAAATATCCGAAGGAAATGTTGATAAGATGCTGCTGTCAAGATCTGGGCCACTGAGGATAACCATACAAGGAAGATCTCaaacaaaatatgaaacaaacatggcaagcaccacatggaaCAGAAGCTGGATAGTCTGCTCATGCTTCTGCTAACAGTGTTCAACAGAGCTTGTCTGCTGGCGACATGGGCAAGCTGTACATCTTATTCCAAGTAAAATTCAAGATATGAAAAGTGGGGTCTAGTGAAGCACGTCTGTGCatctcataacacatgtgcaggtcaatATTTGAGAATACCTCAGATAAAGCAGTTCAGAGGAACAGGTGCTGGGAAAAGGGCAAAAAGGTGAAGGTAGCCagaaaccaggaagtcacagattAAAAGATAAGTCAGCGAAGTGTCAAGCATGGGAGTGAAAAGGTAGAAATAtgagctgctggcagtggcacCTCAACCTAAACTCTGTTGGACAAGAGCAGGTTCCTGGTATGATCTAAGCACCACCCTTATGTCATACGTCCCGCCAGTTGCAACTCACAAGGGCCAGGCAACCGTTTAGATCATGGTGCATGTTCcccctggggggaaaaaaaacaaaacagggttCTCCTTGCATCTTCTACTGTACAAGCtcataaaacagaaatattctgagttctatagaaagacagccctagccggtttggctcaatggatagagcctcggcatgcggactgaaaggtcccaagttcgattccaacCAAGGGCTCATGCCCCTCTgttagggagcgtgcaggaggcagccagtcaatgattctctctcatcattgatatttctatctctctgtccctctcccttcctctctgaaatcaataaaatatatttaaaaaatggaaagaaaaaaaagaaagaatgaaaatagagGTGAGTAGGCAAGGCAGCACTGGGCCAGAGCAAGACAGCCTGCAATGGTATTCAGGAAACAGAATATAACAAACAATGGAAGGAGGTCTTTCAAGAACCAGCCATGGTTCCTGCAAGTGAAGACCATAACCTGGCACCAACAGTCACAAAGAGCCTTGACCTGAAGGAAtcgtgcagaagtggaagccatggatgtGGACACAGACACCCTCCCAGAAAGAGAAAGTGCAAGTTGGGCCCATTGACGTATTTGCAACAATCCTGACCCCCAGACACGGCCTGTCCTATCTGAGGCTGTGGGTGTGAGGGACATTCATGGAGTCCTTTGCTCTGGGCTCTCCACACACTCAGCACTCTCAGCCACAGCGCATTTGACAGGATAATGGGATAAAATGGAAGAGCCCGTGGTctggctgtgggagagagaaacctaCATTTGGAGAATAAAGGAGAAGacatcacctcaggacactgtGACCATGTGAAGCTCTTACCTGCAGATGACACAAgagcaaacacttccagcatcacattgCAGTACAgcagtctctgagcctcatcaaggagcccccactcctcctgagagaaggcaatggccacgtcctcaaagtcCATATCCTGTCGTGATGGGGACAGTTCAGTCCATGATCAGCTTCTCTCCTAGGCTTTACTTCCATCATACCTCCCACTCTCCATACCCATCTGCTCCCTCTCCCATCATCTCAGAGAACAGCAGGCCTTGCATCCATTAGAGTCACTCTCTCCTCATGTTCCTACTGATACTGGGTCTTCCCACAGCAATAGAGCAGGATGCCCAGATTGATGACACCTGACCTCAGGGCCTCACATTTAGGGTCAACACAATGGGTGTCACCAACACAGGGGACAGATAAATGTTGGCCATAAAGAGTAATGTGAGTGATCTGACACTGGTCCTGTGGGGCGATATACTTGTTGTCCAACAAATTCTCCTTCCCAAACCCCAATAAACAAACATCACTGGTCACCATTTCGATTACAATCTTGGTTGCTGAGACCAACACTTTGCGCTACCTGTTCCACATAATTCTTCCTATCCCACTTTTCTCATACACCTTTATTCCCAGAGTCACCACTTCAAAGACAACACATACAGGCCAGGAAGAGGACGGGTTGTTTTCTCATTACCTTTTTTCAAAATTCTAACTCACCTTCTTGAAACCAGTAGACATATTTAAGCCCAGGTGACACTGATGTGTGCTATCCcattcctattgatcactgtaTCAGCCCAACAACACCAGGCAGGTGTGCACCTATATGACTCCTAAATTCTGGACCTGGCATGTAGCGGCACAACACCCGTCTTTTCAGGAGTTACCCTAAAATTCCCCAGTTAACAGCAGAAATGGACTCAACCTTCATTCCCCCTATGTCAATATCAAGGATCTGTGGCCATGAATTCACACTCCCTCTCCAACAGCACATCACTCCTTCTGCCACACCTCTCTCACACCTGCACTCCCGTAGCCCCAGCTCCCATAGACATCTCCCTGGTCTTAGTCATTACTCAGCATGTGTGTTCCAGAGACTGCATGGCAAGTTCAAACAGTATCATGTAATAACCTCACTCTCATTGCCCACACCCAAGACCCTGCCTTCAGTTCTGCTATGAAGGCCTCCTTCCcaacttcttttttccttccacctCACCGATTGAGAACCACATCAGATCTCAGTTACCCAGGGCCCACCTCTACTGCTGCTGTACATGATGTCCCTTCTCCACTCACAGCCTATGGTCCTCTACCTCATGCTCAGTGAGTCTCACAGATGTCCCCCCCTGTCCAtaagcaaatcaaccaaactggaTGCAACACACAAGGCCACACAAAGGGTCACAAGAAATCTGGGTGAGtgtttaagaaagaaatattaactaGCCACAGTCTAACCTTTGAATTACTCTTCTACCTCCAATAAAAATAGGTGACCTTCAATTCCTCCCTGGTGCagatggttatttttttaagtagtcTTCATCTTGAACTACTCCTCAGAGTTCCAGATGGTCATGAACTAGTCCCTGAAATATCTCATATCTTAATAggcaaaaataaaagattttgtaTTCCTCATGAACATAACTTTTCCCACTATGAATTTCTCCATCTCAGTTGATGCTTTCATTCCTTCAGTTGCTAAATCCAAACCTTTACATCATCTCTGATTCTTACCTCTCTCCCCAATCCTCAAAATTAGGAAATGCAGGTGGCCACAGCTAAAACCCTGATCCATAATGCAACTGCTTCTtccacacccacagccaccacTGTGCTCCCGGTACCCTCACACTCACCAGCGCTATCACAGCAGCTTCGGTCCTGGGCTGCCTACCTCCGTCCTCACACCCATCCTGTGCAtcaggctgcagccacagggagtCTAATGAGACCTGGGCCAGGTCACCTGCTCTACTGCTCCCCTGACCCCAATGACCCCATCACCAGCAGAACAGAAACCCACGTGGTCACAAAGCCCCTCTGCACTTGGTTCCTGTCCCACTGGTTCCACTTCCTATTTTCACAAAATGGACCCCTGCTCGTCCCTGAATCAGCtgagtcttcgctcccagccttTGCACATTCTGGAGCCCGTGCACGGAAGGACCTGTCACCCAGAATTCCACTGGCTGCCAAGACCAGCTGCCACTCATCTGACCCTTGACCTGGGCTGAGGACTCTGGGCTTGGTGTCACTACAAGGTCCCCAGGTCCAAGGTCCCCTGAGAAGAGGGGCCGACAGCCCCAGGACCTCAGAGGCCAAGATGGTTTGAGGCCCTGACATCAGCCCCAAAGCCCCGTCCCCCCGCGGCTCTGCCCCCGCAGGAACCGGTGGGAACTcaagggctgagggccgggcacccaccccaggacccaggggctcTGTCCGTGGTCACGTGACGCGGAGCTGCCCCTCCTCAGGGCTGGTCCTCAGGGCGCCCCCTGCTGGgctgctgtgctcacagcccctcctccGCCCTCACCGCTGTCCTCTCTCCTGGAGGCGGCTCCTCCTCGGGGCGGTTGTGCGGACGTTCAGACCCGCATCTCAGGCCTCACCCTCCGCTGCTCACAACCACCCCCGGCCCCGGCGCCCGGAGCAGGAAGTGAACCTCCTCCCGGACCCGCCGCTCGGCCTCTCTGTCGCCTTTAGACACAAACCAGGCCTGGGTGCCCCcctcccggctctgccccccacggcctcccccggcggccccgcagcccgtcgccctccctcccctcacacccCGGGGCCCCACGGGGACTCACTGCGCTGGACGCTGCGCCCTGGGCGGCGGGACCCGAGCGGCGCCGGCCCCGAGGCTGGAGGGTCCGATGGGGTGAGGCCGAGCGGACTCTGTCCGCGGAGAGGAGTCGGGGAGCCTCGGACGCCCCAAAATCGAAGGTGGCGGCGCCACAAGCTCAGACACACCCTGCCCCGCGGGGCGCTGcctccccgtcccctcctccTACCGATGGGCGCGCTGAATAAAGGAGCGGGCGAACAGCTTGAAAAAATCAAAATGTCCGCCATGAAGAAGACTccggaagtcccgccctaaccgTAAGCACTGGCACCAAAACGACCTGCGTGTTCGCATtgctttctgggtaatgtagttttctcaacCGCCCAGCAGAGGGCTGGCTTTCCAGGCCAGGAACTTGGGGAACAAGGTGATGTGGCGCTGCCAGGggcgctgggggaggagaggggagcagaggccGGGTTCACGGGGACAGACTGACaggcccgcccccccaccccaggggagggagggggaggagaattCCTGATCTGGGCTCTCTAGGGGAGactccacaaaataaaatgaatgtgttgTTACCTGAAAGGAACGGACCACATTTCTGTAACTAGGCTGATGGGAATAAGATACTTTTTAGAAATGTGGATCGGCAATAATAGAAATAAgtggttcattttcatttgtcatcATATAGGAGCTGCGTGTTGAACAAAAGCTCTTCCcaacagccatttatttccagGGGCCACATCAGTGCAGCAACTGTGGAACCGAGAGGCCCCGACTCAGCTCTCACACCCGGTACaggctctcagccccaccccttccttgttaaGGAATCGGGCTCAGCCAAGTCCCACCCCTGTCAGCAGGTGCACTCCTCCCTCCAGGGGGGCCTGTACCGTCAGTCACTCTCCCACCACGTGTACAACACATGGGGGCAGCTTTAGGTTTATGTTGTGTTCTTCTCTGATTTTCCATGACCTGGTTGGTGCTGCTTCCAATACAGTGACCTGCTGATGGCAAAGAGTCGCTTGTCTAGCTCAGCGGCTTGAGTGGGCTCCAGTTAAAGCCCTCCAGACAGACAGTCTTGCCTGGGCAGTGctgatgcccaggttgtgggctccatccccaggggtggcctgtgggaggcagccactccatgattctctctcattgatgtttctctctctccctctccttccaccctGAGTGGCCAGactattatgaccagccagattattatgaccatcccatcagtacttcattgacacttccaaaaatagtGAAtactgaaaacttcctaagcaaatactgtcaaggttttattattattagaggcccagtgcacaaaaatttgtgcactcaagtgGGTTtctctcagtctggcctgtgccctctcacagtctgggacccttcaggggataaccaactgctggcttaggcccgcccctggggggagtgggcctaagctggcaatcagacatccctgttttcaggctggtcaagactcccagcagggaccctcaccacattagggtgtggctagcctgggtgaggggctgatggctgtttacaggctggccacagcctcttcagggtgggggtccccgctggggtgtctCGCCAGCATGGGTgtggggctaatggctgtttgccgGCTGGCGCAGCCCCTTAAggatgggagtccccactggggtgcctggccagttggatatccctctcacaatctgggaccgctggctcctaaatgctcacatgtctgcctgcctgatcgcccctagtggcccccctgccagcctgatcaccccaaaccacctctggctgctggcctggtcaccgcTAACGCCCCTCACCTGCAAgcatggtcacccccaacagctcccttctgccagccaggttgcccctaGCTGCCTCCACCAGCTTGGTAACCCCTTATTGCCCACCCTGCAGGCCTAGttacccccaactaccccccaccggcctggttgcccccaactgtccctcctgccagcctggtcacctctcacttcccccctctgccagcctggtcgcctccaactgctccgcccaccagcctggtcacccctcactgtccccttctgctggcctggtcacccccattTGCTCCCctcctgctagcctggtcaccccaactgcccctctgccagcttGGCCACCCTTCACGGCCCCCCCatcagcctgctcacccctaactgaccacctctgctgacctggtcacccctcactgcccccacccctcccgtcGATGGCcgggtcgccccacacagccttctGTTCAGTTGGTCAtcactcactaacccccctgctggccttgtcaccccactcagcctgttcagtcgtccGTTTGCTTGTTCGGTTGTGATAGCCCTTGGctctttatatatgtagattatttgcataactaattcacttcattgtactgatggggtggtcataataatctccCACTCAGTATATAAATGTGTTTGTTAGAAAAATAGGCCTGACAACTTGTTCCTTTTCTCTAAGGATGGATGTAAGTGGGTGACTGTTGCAAAAAGGGTCTCTGCTGGTGTTCAGGATGTGAGTTGAGCTGTGATTTGGGAGTCCCTATGGCCTTTCCAAGACATGTTAAACCTGCTCAGGGGCCACAGATCTGCCCAGCATCCTGTCACTTGCTTTACAGCCCTGTGCTGTGTGTCACTTTGCTCAGACTCCACTCAGAGTCCTTGGGTGTCTTCATCACGTCCTAGGCCACTGGGTCAGCCTGTCTTTTAGTGGCTGTAGGTCTCCCAGCTGGCCCTGTGTTGGAGTCACTTCTGTGCAGCTGTGCTCTAGGAAGTGAGCAGGTGCATGGGGGCCCTTCATCCTGGGGGAATGAGGTTAGATGCATGGGGATGGGGCCTGCCCAGAGGGTGCCCCGGGAtgcatccccccccccttcctgcatTAGGACCCCAGACACCTCCCAGAATTGCcttgaggagctgctgggggacaacATGGCCCTTGAGGCTTCCCAGGTCCAGAGGATGGACCAGCCCgcccacctgagctgggagctggagcagctgtcagatggcaggcagcagcccctggcgcCAGGGAGCCATCCTGGCTGTGGcttctccctcacccagggagctTAGCCCTGGGCTCTGAATATCCCAGGTCAGCCCATCCTCAGCCAAGTCAATAGGGTGTTATGCAGGGGCCATTTAGACTGTTCCACTGCTATTCTCCCCACAGAGAATGTGAAGGGTCAGGCAGCCTGGATGTCAGGACATGAACCACAAAGTAAGTGTTGTCAGATTTCTCAGCGCCTGTGTGGACAGTCTCAGGAGCTTCCAGATGACAGcacgctgaccccagaggctgccTTAGATCTGTCCATGGGGGATTGAAAGCTCTGcatggcaggagcctttcccagtGCTCACTGACCCCCATTATAACAGCAGCCTGGGCTAATTCCCTCCCTTCATGTCATAATCGGGCGGATGGGTGCGGTCTGCTGTCTCCCTGGGCAGGGGTAGGTGACTGTCTGCTTCTCAGGCCTCTCCCTCTCATGTGTGGACCCCTCCTAGCACCCAGATGAGGTGGGAAGTTGGCCAGGGAAaggtgggtggggtggcaggCGGTGCAGCAGGGAGCCTGGGCCCCCAGCAAACAGGAAGCAGGTCCTGTGCTCAGCACCAGCACCCGTGCACCTGAGAGCGCAGGGAAGGGGCGCTTAGAGCTCAGCAGGCCAGGAGGGCcttgggctgggtggggaggggcggctTTTCCAATTCTCATCCACATCCCTCAGCGTCATGGAGAGGCTGCTGAGAGCAGGTGGCTGTTCCTTCTCTTCAAGGGGTCCCATCAGCTCCAAACTGAAGTCAGTTCATTGAACTGGGAATCTGGGTGAGAAGGTAGTTCTGTGATTGGGTGTCCTGGCTCtcctggggccaggggtgggcgAAACGGGAATCCCTGCTCAGGGAGTTCAGGGTCATGGGgagcacactgccccctggtggagcaCAGGAGTGGTGACGGGGGCAGGGACCCTCTCAGACCAAATGCTTGTCAGAGACCAGGGTGGCTGCTGGGGTTGGAGAGGACCCTGAAGGGGACACTGTGTGTAGTGTGTGAGCCCCTGCAGGCCAGTGCCCGGGACTTGTCGGTGTTGCCACGCCTGCTGCTTAGCTGGCAGCCCAGGAAGAAAGTGTGGAAGAACTTTTGCGTGGATGGTGGTGGGTTCCTGAGTTACAAAGGCTCGGCTTTCCAGTCCTGGCTCCTCCACCTGCTGGCCAGGCGGCCTctttaaacctcagttttcttatctgcaaaatgggggcaATGGAGCTGCCTCAAAGGATTGCTATGCGCCCGTCGTGAGAGGAGACAGTGAAGTTCTATGCCGGCCTGGCCCACAGGGTGCCAGCATAGGACGGCTGTCCTGGCGCCCTGGTCTATTAGAGACATTCATTGTTCTGGCTCTGGTAGTTATGGTGAGCGTAGCACACAAGAGAGAACCACTGTTCTTTTCCCCATAAACGGCTGTGTCATCATGAGAGCCTGAAGGGCACTGGCCTTGAGAGCACAGAGGCTGGTCATCagctccctgctgccct
This is a stretch of genomic DNA from Myotis daubentonii chromosome 15, mMyoDau2.1, whole genome shotgun sequence. It encodes these proteins:
- the LOC132216453 gene encoding zinc finger protein OZF-like isoform X3, whose protein sequence is MDFEDVAIAFSQEEWGLLDEAQRLLYCNVMLEVFALVSSAGCWHKTDDAEACSEQSVSVQVESQVSVSKSAPGTQKSHRCGRCFSVLKDILHLTESQAAHFEQKAFFSDTRVRDFCFSANPHLRQREAGGEKPWKEAVKRASSVTRCSFYLSGLPSSSREGGEDSPAISELLQHQTPLDTEEPHSGSEISEEFLKRKRNHQWDDCEKAASHNHNLVQHQDVCSGEEKYECNACGKLFTCIFNLNRHRRIHTGEKSYECTACGKLFSHRSSLTRHHRVHTGEKPYECSDCGKLFNDRTSIKNHQRVHTGEKPHECSECGKSFSRRFHLTKHHRVHTAEKPYKCSECGKTFRCSYELSVHKRVHTGEKPYKCNECGKSFSRSYVLLTHQRVHTGEKPFECSDCGMSFSHYSNLFKHNRIHTGEKPYECSECGKSFRHGYSLTKHNKVHTGQKPYKCSECGKCFKENSSLLIHKRVHTGEKPHECSVCGKCFLRRSNLIQHLRVHTAEKPHECSECGESFRFKYVLVQHLKVHAGEKL
- the LOC132216453 gene encoding zinc finger protein OZF-like isoform X2; translation: MSRLSSFCSMWCLPCLFHILFEIFLVWLSSVAQILTAASYQHFLRIFCCQTIACCWHKTDDAEACSEQSVSVQVESQVSVSKSAPGTQKSHRCGRCFSVLKDILHLTESQAAHFEQKAFFSDTRVRDFCFSANPHLRQREAGGEKPWKEAVKRASSVTRCSFYLSGLPSSSREGGEDSPAISELLQHQTPLDTEEPHSGSEISEEFLKRKRNHQWDDCEKAASHNHNLVQHQDVCSGEEKYECNACGKLFTCIFNLNRHRRIHTGEKSYECTACGKLFSHRSSLTRHHRVHTGEKPYECSDCGKLFNDRTSIKNHQRVHTGEKPHECSECGKSFSRRFHLTKHHRVHTAEKPYKCSECGKTFRCSYELSVHKRVHTGEKPYKCNECGKSFSRSYVLLTHQRVHTGEKPFECSDCGMSFSHYSNLFKHNRIHTGEKPYECSECGKSFRHGYSLTKHNKVHTGQKPYKCSECGKCFKENSSLLIHKRVHTGEKPHECSVCGKCFLRRSNLIQHLRVHTAEKPHECSECGESFRFKYVLVQHLKVHAGEKL
- the LOC132216453 gene encoding zinc finger protein 883-like isoform X1, giving the protein MADILIFSSCSPAPLFSAPIGRRRGRGGSAPRGRVCLSLWRRHLRFWGVRGSPTPLRGQSPLGLTPSDPPASGPAPLGSRRPGRSVQRSCWHKTDDAEACSEQSVSVQVESQVSVSKSAPGTQKSHRCGRCFSVLKDILHLTESQAAHFEQKAFFSDTRVRDFCFSANPHLRQREAGGEKPWKEAVKRASSVTRCSFYLSGLPSSSREGGEDSPAISELLQHQTPLDTEEPHSGSEISEEFLKRKRNHQWDDCEKAASHNHNLVQHQDVCSGEEKYECNACGKLFTCIFNLNRHRRIHTGEKSYECTACGKLFSHRSSLTRHHRVHTGEKPYECSDCGKLFNDRTSIKNHQRVHTGEKPHECSECGKSFSRRFHLTKHHRVHTAEKPYKCSECGKTFRCSYELSVHKRVHTGEKPYKCNECGKSFSRSYVLLTHQRVHTGEKPFECSDCGMSFSHYSNLFKHNRIHTGEKPYECSECGKSFRHGYSLTKHNKVHTGQKPYKCSECGKCFKENSSLLIHKRVHTGEKPHECSVCGKCFLRRSNLIQHLRVHTAEKPHECSECGESFRFKYVLVQHLKVHAGEKL